In Candidatus Poribacteria bacterium, one genomic interval encodes:
- a CDS encoding right-handed parallel beta-helix repeat-containing protein, with protein MKEAALNVTNFNGKGSFTSGLQEAIDALPKSGGIVWVPPGVYTLHRHVRLRSNVTIRGAGQSSRIVRAPEVASPLMSEAQAGETSVHVENGSEFTVGMEVSVFDKAQHGWYATHAFIVDISENRLHLDRPINRPCHPERNGGVAHAFSAFVGWEERGCELESLCIDGGDITVSAIHLVRTVDARVKGCVVQHWLADGVSVQGGAGAIVTDCLAEGCLGHGFHPGTSVQHSLWTNNIGRDNGRDGLYFCMNVRHSVVSESTFYGNGRHGIGGLADGGDQYNVVANNTCVNNARHGIEASRGKDNTINSNICLNNSQEEPGRYSGIALMDVTGMTVTGNRCLDDQ; from the coding sequence GAAGGGTTCCTTCACTTCTGGATTGCAGGAGGCGATTGATGCCTTGCCCAAGAGTGGGGGCATTGTCTGGGTCCCGCCGGGGGTTTATACCCTACACCGCCATGTGCGGCTGCGTTCCAACGTCACTATCCGTGGTGCGGGACAATCTAGTCGCATCGTCCGTGCGCCGGAGGTTGCTTCCCCACTTATGAGCGAAGCCCAAGCAGGTGAGACTTCCGTTCACGTCGAAAACGGATCGGAATTCACCGTTGGAATGGAAGTCAGCGTGTTCGACAAGGCACAACACGGTTGGTACGCCACACACGCTTTCATTGTGGATATCAGCGAAAACCGGCTCCATCTGGATCGACCTATCAATCGTCCCTGCCATCCAGAGCGAAATGGTGGGGTGGCTCACGCTTTCTCGGCATTTGTGGGTTGGGAAGAGCGAGGCTGTGAACTCGAATCGCTCTGTATTGATGGGGGCGATATTACTGTGTCTGCCATACATCTGGTGCGGACGGTGGATGCTCGCGTGAAGGGATGCGTCGTGCAGCATTGGCTCGCGGATGGCGTAAGTGTTCAGGGAGGGGCTGGAGCGATTGTCACGGATTGCCTCGCCGAAGGCTGTCTGGGACACGGTTTCCACCCTGGCACGTCCGTCCAGCACAGTCTCTGGACGAACAACATCGGACGGGATAATGGTCGCGATGGACTCTATTTCTGCATGAATGTCCGTCACTCCGTTGTCAGCGAAAGTACGTTTTACGGAAATGGTCGGCACGGCATCGGCGGTCTGGCTGATGGCGGCGATCAATACAACGTCGTTGCCAACAACACCTGTGTCAACAATGCCCGACACGGTATCGAAGCCTCGCGTGGCAAAGATAATACGATCAACAGCAATATCTGTCTGAACAACTCACAGGAGGAACCCGGCAGATATAGCGGGATTGCCCTGATGGATGTCACCGGGATGACAGTCACCGGCAATAGATGTCTCGACGACCAA